The nucleotide window GTGATTTTAATAAATCCGTTAGCGTGTAAAGTAAAGGTGAGGGTCCTTAAGCTTTACATCTAAATGAAGGAGTGTGATCAAGCATAAATAGAAGCGATTACCTAAGGATAATAACAAGTCTAAAACATAAACTGGTGATAGTGATCTAAGTGAATTTAGTGATGTTAAAAGATGACTTGACAATAGGACgtgaaaaataatgataatgaaaGACAATAGGAATGATAATAGCGATGAAAAGGACGGGAACAATTAGAGGAGAGCAAGATGAGTAGGAAAGCGGATAAGCGATAATAGTTATAAAGTTTGACGATAATAATAACAACCGGCATCGAGAGAATAAAATCTTGAATTATAATGAAGTCTTAGTGAGGAAAGTTTCTGATGTCAAAAGTACTGATAGAATGAGATAATAACTTTAAATTAGGATTAAGTTAAGATTAGGAGAATAGTCGATGTATAGATGACGACGAATGTGAGAACAAGGTAATAAGATTATAAAGTCGTATTAAATGAGAAGAATAATTACGAAAGAGTTAATGACGATGGTGGGGAAGAACCTAGTTGGATAGAGAGGAGACATTATATGTAATGATAACGAATTAGAATACATCTTGAGACTAAGAATGAGTAATAGGTTATGCTATCAGAAGTAAAGTATATAGAGAGCCTATAATAGATGAAGGGATAGAGTATGTTGGTAAGatgaataatataataaaataaaatagagagattttgatgtagaaatgactCACGCGTAAGGGTTGGATTAATCAAGGGAATAAGTGGTGATATAAATAGTTGATAGACAGTAATGATGATGAATCCTATAATTATGACAAAGAGTGTCGatgattaatattaaatatatatatatatatatatatatatatatatatatatatatataggtgcCCCCTAACATGGACCTCCAAAAAAAGGTCCACCAATGAACCTCCTTATATGACCTGCTACAACAGGtcatcataattaaaaaaataaaataaaataatcaattttcattaaataaaaaagctaTACTGAACCCACACTTTTCATCTTTCTTCTCAGAAAATTCCTTTCCCTCTTCTGTAGTTTCTTTTCATCCATTCTTCTCCTCTATTTTTCATCAATTGCCAATTATGAAtcttaaacttctcaaacaAAAATTCTAAATCTTCAAAACTTAAACCCCAAATCCATACTTTACATGAACCTTTTTTCCAGTTTTCTTTCCACATCACGTTGAAACTTTCTCACCATCTCACTCCTTGGATTCAAGTGAAACTTCTTCCTTCTTTTAATCAAACTGCTTattcctttttccttttcatatcAAGATCGTGATTGACTTGTCTTGGTGAGGGATAATTTGAACTCAACAGATCTGTGGCAGTGAGTAAGCGCAAATCCACAAAGGGGTTTTAtcaaaattggatttttatatATGTAAGTGTCTGCctatttcatttgaatgtatAATATCTTCCATTTTTGTAACTTTGTTCTGATAAGATGTCGTGAAAATTTCTGATTGCAGACTTTTAATTTGTTGTGATGGCTAACAGTAACGATGAACAAATTCTGAGTAGCAGTGAAAATACCTCACAGGTATCATGCCgttctttgtaattttatattctatttttggCTAATTTATGGCATTTAGAATTTGTAGAGCCATTTGTAATATagtgtatgtatatattttgtttgcatCAGTTTATGGAGTTTGGAGATATAGAAAGTGATATGAAAGTTGGATTTGGATTTGCTATTGAAGGAATGGAAGATATagggaaaattgattttaaaaaattaaatgcaagtgATGTGATGAAGTTTCATTTTCCAAATATTGCAGTGGCTTATACATTTTATAATTGGTATGCTCGAATGAATGGTTTTTCTGCTCGTAGAAGCAAAGTAAGGAGAAACAAAAACAACGAGATTAtacaacaaatatttgtttgctACAGACAaggttttagagaaaaaaagcTTGAGAACAATAAAATCCGTAAGCGTGAGGCAAGAGCTGACACTAGGTGCGGATGTGACCAAAATGCATACAAAACAAGGTTGAAGAACAAGTCTGTTGAGGCTTGGCGTacaaaaagatatgcatagacCTTCAACAAGGACACTACATTTTGAGCGGATAGGCTTTACTTCCGCTAAACAACTCTTCAATGTTTAAGTTCTCTATTTTGATGTAACAACTTTTTAAATTATCGTTTGTCCAATGTTGACTTTTTTTGAGCTAATATTTTGTGAGTACTTAGTTACTCTACAAAGTGTCATTTGTCCTGTGTTGACATCTTTGTTCTAATGTTTAGTTAGTACCCTGTTATTCTAAGAAATGGAATGAACTATCCTACTGCTGGATATGTAATGTTACTACTATCATATATTAAGCTTTAAGTTTATTGAAGTATCTGATTTGTGTACAATGTTTGCAAAActactaaaacaaaatacaacaatCACTACAAAGGAGATACCTGACACCATTTTCTACCTTTACATGGGATGAATCATGATCACACACTTTAGCACGCCAGTTGAGATTCTTCTTAAATGACCATTTTCCAATAACTCATTGTTGTAAAATGCCGTAATCACACACAATACAGCCATCTGTTATgccataacaaaaaaaaaaagtgatacaTTTATAGTAAATATCTGATTCAAGCCAACAAAATTTAATGAAgctataattgaaaaaaaaattgtagcatACAATAAGGCTTACCAAATAAACAACCACCATGCTACGAATACAATAGATGCAACTACTTGCAATTCAAAGAATTTCCTTACAAACAAACAACCTTATGCCATCAACAGTCACAcccgaaacaaaaataaaacactaacTCTGCAATTATACCAAATTCAAAGAACTAACAAGAAGTGTGATTAACCAAACATTGAACAATTGAATATTTCAAGTCTTTGACTAGACAACTTAAAACAACACGACACGCCTAATTCCACAAAtaaacaccttttttttttagaaaaagaaagggacCTTACTTGAAGAATTACATAATGGGAATGTAAGAGTGATTTACCTATTTACTCAGAAGGAGAAAAAACAAGTAgcattttataaaaatacaagTAACCAATTTATTCAACCATTTCTCTTTCCAGAAGCAGACATGCTTCACTGAGGTTGTCAGTGCCCATGATGATGTTGAACTTCTTCCTCCTCCACATGGTATCATCACGTCACCCTCCTAAACCCTATTTCCCCAATTCAATTTAGTTTAGTTCATCTATTCTTCTGACACAAATAAACACCTCAGTTAACACTAATTTGAAGTATTTGAATACTAACATATCCAAATGCTGACATCAACCAGTAAACATGAAATTAAcctaaaaagaagaaagaatcatAAGAATCCAAGGATTAGAATGAATAATTTGATAACAGCAAAACAACTAGGAATCCACAACAGCAAAATTGAAATCGATTAACAGCTATGAAGCAAGAAAGGAAACTGCAATCGATTAACAGTTATGGATTTGGGGTTTAAGTTTTGAAGATTTAGAATTTTtgtttgagaagtttaagaTTCATAATTGACAATTGATGAAAAATAGAGGAGAAGAATGGATGAAAAGAAACTACAGAAGAGGGAAAGGAATTTTCTGAGAAGAGAGATGAAAAGTATGGGTTCAATATAGCtttgaaaattgattattttttattttttttaattatgatgaCCTGTTGTAGCAGGTCATATAAGGAGGTTCATTGGTGGACCTTTTTTTTGGGGGTCCATGTTAGGGggcaccatatatatatatatataataaataaacaagatGAGATTGAAGTTGATTAATTTATGATGAATATGAGGAtgataatgtttatattttagtgatgatgatgaggatgacGATAACTATATCATTATGATGATGAGAGTGATAATGCTTAtattcgatgatgatgatgggagTGATGTATATAATGATGGTGagagtgatatatatatatatatatatatatatatatatatatatatgcaatgATGAAGATAGTGATATATGATCATGATGAGTATGTTAATGATTTGTGTGCTTGCATTAGAGTCGTGCATTTTAGTGAGAGTCTTGCATTAATAtgtgaattatttgaatatgtgtATACTTGTGTTACTTgtagaatttatttatatgcattCATATAGATTCTAAGACTGATGGAGTGCATGACTGATGGAGAAGTCCAGTAACATATCTCTGGCAAACTATGATGAGAAAAGTCCATTAACAACTCTGGCAAAATGATGAGTAGGAGTGGTACCACAATCATATAGGTCGTTAGGAGAG belongs to Medicago truncatula cultivar Jemalong A17 chromosome 6, MtrunA17r5.0-ANR, whole genome shotgun sequence and includes:
- the LOC25490520 gene encoding putative protein FAR1-RELATED SEQUENCE 10 isoform X2; this encodes MANSNDEQILSSSENTSQFMEFGDIESDMKVGFGFAIEGMEDIGKIDFKKLNASDVMKFHFPNIAVAYTFYNWYARMNGFSARRSKVRRNKNNEIIQQIFVCYRQGFREKKLENNKIRKREARADTRCGCDQNAYKTRLKNKSVEAWRTKRYA